From the Tigriopus californicus strain San Diego chromosome 4, Tcal_SD_v2.1, whole genome shotgun sequence genome, the window GCTTAACACCAACTCCTCAACCTGGCTATGGATCGTCTCATTATTCAACTCCAAAACCGTCGTATCAATCCACCCCTAAACCTTCATACCATTCAACACCAATGCCCGGATATGGCCCATCCACGATAACTCCATCTTACCCACATACAACCACAGGACCACCAAGAGGATATTACTCGGGTAGTCCCACGCCTTATGGAtactctccttcaccaaatCGTGCTCACTATCACTCAAGCACCACACCAGCTCCCATTCGAGTAGCGTACTCGGCCACGCCGGGTCCATCGCGGGACCCATCCTATGTGAAAGGACTAGATTTGAGTCATTTGAAGCTGTATACACCGACCCCGCCCAGACCAAGACATAACAGTACACCATTTCCTCAATACTCACCCTCTCCATCTTATGGGTATTCACCCTCTCCATCGGCTAGATACTCTCCTTCTCCATCAATTGGATACTCACCAACTCCGTCTATGGGATACTCACCGAGTAAACCCCCATTTTACTCGCCCACTACCCAGAAGAGTATGGTGAAGTCGTTGCCTGAAGTTCAGCACTCTCCTTCGCCATATTCCCACCATTTTGTTTCGTATCAAGAGCAATATTATTTGCCCAAGAGGTCGTACAATCCGAATGAATACATTCCACAAGATATTCCATTGAAAGTTAACCATTTTCCTGAGATTGTTCCAACGGCTAGTCCACTGAAGATGGACTTTTATACTTCCCCTCAACCGGTTTATGTTCCTGGACCAGCAAAACATATGTCTTCTTTGCCACAATATCAACCTTCACATTCTCGCCATCAGGGGCACAGCTCCGAGACCGGTCCCCAATCCGAAGTTAGATTGCAACAATTGCAGAAGTATCTCTCGTCAATTGATGAAACTGATCCAAAGTCTCATTTGAATACAGATATCCTTTCCCAATTGATCAATACTCTTACAAATAATGATCAAGGGCAAAAGATAAAGATATCGATTCCAACTCATCCTCCGGCGGAAAAGCAGGAACACAGTTTTGATATTGCAGCTCTCCAAAGGCAACCTGAAAAATCGAATACCTTGAAGTTTGCCAGCAAgcttttcaagagaaaaataaacagCGGTGATTTATCCCAGAGTGAGATAGAGGACCTAAAATTGGAAGTGGAATCTCTGAACAGATCTCAATCACAATCCGGAGAACTACTGAACGAAGACGCACCATATCATAACAATAATGGCAAAACCGATTTGAGTGCTCAAGAATCGAGATCAAATGAGAGCGAGAGCActgaagagcaagaagacgAAAATGAAGAAGTGGATGAATGGATAATTCGGCCTTTGGAAGAGAAAGATCCAATACCATTTTTGGAGGTTTCTAAGGCAACAACTGTCCTCTCTTCAACCAGCCAATCAACCCCACCCACTTCAACAACGTTGCTATCTCCAAGTACCACCACGAGCGCACCTATCTTGGAACGAGAAGAATCAGCCTTATTTGAACTGTTTGAAAAATTTTTGCGCGATAAAATCACTTCCACCTCAACAACCAAAGGACATCCAACCAGGCCATCCGTGGTTTATGTTCCAGAAGCAACCACCTCGACGGTCAAGTCAGATGACGAGGACGAAAGCAGCGAAGAGGTTATGAAAATGAGAATATCGTCTTACGATAATGTATCCGGAAATAACATCATCATAGGAAATAATACGGAACAAACTCTGAAGCAACTGACTAAGACTCTCCGGAGTCTAACAGCCACAGTCAGGGGCTTAAACAATACCATCATGGAGGCCACGGAAAAGGTGAAACCAACTCTAGAACAACCCATGGCCGTGATTCAATACATGCAAGGCGAGATTGACAAACTAACCAAGACTGTCTCCAAGCTTCAATCCCAACAAGACGACGACATGTCTAGAGAGAAAGTGAAGGAGGTGCTCCTGGACGTGGTCAAAGAGGTGCAAAAAGTGGACCAATTAAGGAACAATCTCTCTGAACAAGGCTTAACGTCTACCAGGCCAAAGCGTAAATTAGAAGGATCAGGATTGCAAACCACACGAAGCGACATATTTATCGCTAGTGATGGAGTAAAGACCCATTTAGCAAGTAACGTGGATTGGCACACAGTTCCAAGTAATGCGGACGAAATTCAAGCCTTAAATCAGCAGAATCGTGAGAATTTACAAGAAACTACCGCCATACATCGTGACGGCTTCACCCCATCTGATCCGGCCGACCACGGAATGATGAAAACCAGAGAACAAACGAACCACGACCACGGAGAAGTTCAGGCTTACCCGGACATCTTTAACATTCCTGTTTCTGCTTCTATTGGGCCCCAAGAATCCACAGAATCTGTCGAAAATAGTGCAGGGGCCTCCTTGCAAGTGATTGGCGATGAAAACATTAACATTCGCCACATCGGAGACAGTGCAGGGATTGTAGTTGGAACATCGATGCCGGTGGATCATCCAGACAACCTTAGGGTTTCTCCCTCTAGAAAACCTCGTGTCACAACCACTCCTAGCCCATTAAGGCACTCATTTAGCCCAAGTGGTTCCGCCCACAGTCTAACATCACCAAGACCAAATTTCCAGGGTGGATTTCATGGAAGCACTCCAATGTCTTTACATCGGGGATCACCGACCCCATTGGCAGGGAATGGACCCCCTATATACAGCCATTGGTCCCCAACGCCAGAGCCAGCCTTGAATAAGGGTTTTGCTTTTGacaaccaaaagaaaaacgtCAGGTTCCCGGTCGAGCCCCAAGTCCAGGAACGGACGGCCCAAGATTACGACTATGAGCAAGACCAGCCTCGATTTGGCACCTCTTACATGAATTCCCTGTCCAAATCTGCTTCAGTGAGAAGAGGAGAATTTGATGCTCTTCCTACCAATGCTGTTGGACCAACGAAATCAGGAGTCAATATCATGGCAGAACTGGCTCCTCCACAAGTTCACAGGAAAAATCTGTTAGACAGAGGGTCCGACTCGGAAGATCCTTACATCCGCCCAGATCAAAATGGCCCATCAAAAATGGAGGTTATCATGTATCCTTCTGGCCAACTGCTGAAAAGCTCCAACCCTGGACGCCCCCCTAGTTCCACAATTGGACCTCGGTTAGAGAGTGTATTACTGAACTCATATTACAGGAACCAGTTACCCCATTATGTGCTGGCAAAGAACCGGCGAAGTGAGTTCATGGAAAAAGACACTGGGCTCTTTGACCCTCAATATGAAAGTGATGAAGTGATAACCGACGCCTATGCACAATATGAATATGATGGAGAGGACAGTGAGCCGTCAGCTTCGTCAAAACTGGCTGGAATGGGTAGCATGATCAAAGCAGCAGCAGGGGACATTTTCCCCAAAATCGTTCGGACGGCAACAGACGATTTAAAACTAATGGGAAATGTCATTAAGTTAGCTTTGAGCTGATTTTAACCACCTTTAGCTTATAACCTACGTTTATGATATTCATTCTTATTACTAATTACCTGCCAATCGAATGAAGGTCTTGTTTCTCAACCTGTTTTGTGTCTGATTTTGAGCGGGTTCGAAAGTGTCTTAACGCGGAATTTTAGATTGAGAAAGGCACGCAACCTCGCAAATATTTTGTTCGCACTGTTTAGCAGCAAAACGGAATGGGAACTGGACTCGAAAGATTTCAATCCATCAAAGGAACGCAGTGGTTGAAAAAGATAGAGAAAATTGTCTATATTTCAATGTGTGGGTAGACAGAACTCAAACTCATGATATTCGTTTTGCGATAGCAAGGAAAAGTCTAGAATTTTATCAATAACTATGGCGAGAGGGAGGAGCATTTACATAGGTCCTAATCAAGAAAGTAACACAATTTGGCTTAAAAAATTGGGAGCTAAACAACAAAGCTATCAAAGATAAACGAGGGACTGGCTTTTCAAGGCTAAAATATCAAGCAATTTATATCATCTTCATATGTATACTTTACAATTGCGTAGTAGTTGTACTTGGCTTCGCGCAGTGGTGATTTGTAATCGATCGACAGTTGATCGACTCAAATAAGAGATCAGTTGGTGGTCAACATGCTTATCATACTTATGGTAAATAGAATGCCCAAAAGTCTAACAATAATCGAAACTTCAAAGTCACCCATCCATCCTGAGCTTCTTTTTGGTAttttcattcatcatcatcatcatcggctTGATCGTCACTTACTAGTAAATGACCGAACTCGATGAAGGCAAAAGAGGCAAATGATGAGATAGGCTCTGGATAGGAGAGTGACCAGTTGAAGGGGGTGTGGGCAATGCCGCTGACACATGTTGGGAGTGGCCATTGAGATGATGCTTCTGATGGGTGTGGTGCATCATCTGGGTGTCGTATCGATGCATATTGCCCATCATAGGCGAGTACCAATCCGCCAAATTGTGAGGCTTGAAGTCCAACGAGGTATGCATGGAATTAGCAGAGGGAGCGTGACCAACGAAATGACCATTGGAGCCATTGACTCCTCCCATTAACGAGGTGTGCCCTAGAGCCGTTGATGAGAGGTGGTTGATAGGGGACATCAATCCGGAGGAATGGATCGGCGTGGTCGAAGTGGGATGACTGGGCTCAGagatattgttgttgttgttgttgttattattgttattgttgttattgttagcGGCCACTGGAGTGGAGGCGTTTTGAGGCTGGGTTGAGTTGGTTCCAATGGACTCCTCGTCACTGTCATAACCAGACATGATGGCATCCTTCCCATGAACCtggaagtgagagaaataatACGTTAATCCATATTCTCGGCACTGCTCATGCAAGAAAAGAAGCCAAGGTGTGAGATGTTGAGTTATTTTACCTTCATGTGTTTTCGGAGACTGGATGGGTGTGTGTAGGACTTGTCACACCCTCGCACTTTGCAGTTGTAAGGCTTGTCGGATGTATGGACATGACTATGCTTTTTTCGATCACTAGAATTGGCGAACCTCCGATCGCATCCTTCGAAGTCACATTTGAACGGCTTCTCACCTGGAAAATGAATAGATAGTTTGTTATTCAAATGCCCGCGTTCAAATTGAGCGTGGACACCCAATTGTGTCGTTTATTGGTCCGTATTCCCGATAGATTAGCAACTCGATCATTACGGGGTTTATGACCCACTACTGTCCTACACGTTCCCCCAGGTTAATCAGGTTAACAGTGACAAGATTGACACTAATAGCCCCAGCTagaaaagcattcatgatTTTGGAATCTCAAAGTCTCCCGATCTAGATCCAAAATAATGCCCTCATATCACATTacatcatcttttttcataTATCTCGATTAGTAACTCTAATTAGAATTAAATCCACTTAAGACGGTCATTCTCTACACTTCTCCGGTCTTAAATTGTCagcatatttttccaaatGGAAAGTTGCCCAACCATTTAGTAATTCCCTCCAAAAACTCCCATCAGCCACATTCCTCAATTAAATTTTCGTTGAGTTCCGAAAAACTCACTCCCTGACCGAGCAGCGTGACCCAAAGGAATGTTATGATGATTTCCAAATTATTCGCTCACCCTACTTCAAAACAGGCCAAGATAGCATGGCATGGCCGCCAACCAACAGGGTTCAAAGTCAGCCAGAAAACATTGGAGAAGAACTCCAAGACTTGGTGGAAAAAACCTCTGACGACATACCAGAGTGACACCCCACCGCTCAGGAGCTCGATATCAATGAGACTGGCCACGGCTGGCCAAAACTGCCTCAGAGGTGCATCATGGTGGGGTTTTCCCATTGGGGGGCTCGTTTGGGGGGTGAGTGGCTGGCCTGACGGAATATAATCGGTTATGCCTAGGTCCCCCAGAGGCCAAGGAACGAACTTGCAATTgcaagggttttttttcctgcaGGAAGCTTCGAAAATCGGAAAGTGATCCAGTATCGTCAAGGGATCTTTGATCTCAATTCTGATTAGGATTTGATTGACAATGAAGtcagcaaaaatgaatgaattggtCCAGGGTTGGCTGGACCGGGATTTTACGCCAGAGTGCTCGATATTGACTTGGGTGGACCATACAGCCATCTCCTGTCGTATTAGGACGGGATTATCGGCTGCAGAATTGTTTCtctggctggtctggaattAGTTGTAGGCCAATCAATGTTGTTGGTAAGCGTATCTAATGATGGTGTACCCCAAAACCGATGGTTTTCTTCTGCTCCTTCGCCTTGCTTTTCCCTATGTAACGAGCGAGGCAAATAACCCTTTGCTTCTGAGATTGGAGCTGTGAGCAATCTAAGATTAATGACAATTTAACGATGAAGGAATGCCACATTGCGATGACGAAGCACCTCCATTGCCCTCTCGGGTATAGttggccaaaccaaaaatCCACGCTGAACAAAGCACTTTCATTGCACAGAACCATCCAGCACGGCTATCACTATTCCAACTCGTCCATGAAGCTCGGTTCTTTGCATACAAAGGGCTCAATTCAGAGGTGTTAAACGGAATCCGTAGTCTCGACTCTAAAACTCCTAGATCATTATCACTCAGAATTGGCAAGGGTGCCCTGAATTGGTACAATCGCTCTGGAGGAGAAACTGGCGGGTAGGTTGTTACTAAAATACTCAAAGTATCCAGCCTAAAAGTACACCCGGACCCAAGCCGGGTTCGAACCGGAAGAATAATCATCCCATCCCTTTGAAACTTGGAAGAAGTCTCGGATCTTGGCATGTGTCGAAACGTCGCACATGTTATTCTTGTTCTCAATTTTTCGCTCCCTTGAACGTGCACTGAAAGAGTGGTCAGTCATCTTCGTCTCGGGAACATTCTTGGCCAACCGGAAGGCAGTAGTCATCTATTAAAATGGACCCCAAACCGGACCAGGTCTATTTTTCGCCGTCTAATGGCTCGAAATCAGCTCGGAGAAATGTGAGGAGCTTGAACGAGATTGACCGTATAATGACGGCTCTCCCTTGTCTGTAGGGTACTGTATATGTACGTAGTAGTGGATTCCCAGCGCGGATTGGATTACAGCAAATCAAGTCGTGTGATGACCGTTAAATGAAGAGGTCGATGAATGAACTCAACAGCTCGCACACGTGGACAAGAAACTCAGCTTTAATCCCCTTGAAAATCCATGCCGATAAATTGATCATGAGCGTCCATTAATCACTAGGAAACACAAACTAAACTGTGTTGATACAACTCGTGCTTGACAATGTCCTCTTTGTGCTATAAAAAGTCATCAGGACTCCGGTGAAGTGTTTACTTCATTCAGAGCGAAAAAATGAGTCGATAGCTGAAGCGAGTTTATTTTCCTTTCCAACCAGGAGAATTCCCAAGAAAATATAGGGATTGGAAAAGAGATCGAGAATCGTCATTAATGGGACATTTTGAGTCCTAGATTGAGCCCATTTCAAGCTTTCACCAAGGGTGTTCAAGTGCTCACATGGAGAGGGTCGCCTTTGTTAACTTTACAATATCTTATCCTGTTTAACGCTTGGTTTGCCAAGCAACCCTtaacaagcaagcaagcgcccaaccaaccaaccaaccaaccaaccaaaccatgAGGTTCGTAAAGGGGGTTCCAAAAAGAGGACACACCAGTCTATTCTCATTTGAAAGGACAACACACTAAGTGACAAATAGCTTGGCTGGATGAAAGTAAACATGGGCTTGCGACTTTCTTTAGGGGCTTTTACTGCTTTCCGGTTCCAGCACTTTTTGAGAGATTTACGATCTTATTCTCGAggttttttccctctctctctctctctctcacacaccaTGGCACCTCAATGGGGTTTGAATACAGGCTGGGCACGAACCCGAGACTCACTTTTGTCTCGGGTAAATGTTGTTTGGTTTCACCATGGTGTCTCATTGATGCAAGGATGTCAGGGCGACAAAAGGTGtaaaagattgtttttctAAAAGTCTACCACAAAATTTGAGCACTTCAACCTTGAGCGCTTTCAAACTGTTGGAGAGCCAGCCACTCATTTGCTCATTGTTCGTGTGCTCAATGCTCGCTCAACATGAGTGACACACGACGGTTGAAGTGCCAAAAGTGGACTTCCTACTTAAAACAAACTTTGCTTCAAAACGGGATGAGCTAATGGTAGTGAAAGAGGAACGTGTCCTTACCTGTGTGAATCCTTTTATGGATCTTGAGATTCTCCGATCGGGCAAATACCTTGCCGCAACCGGGAAATGGACAAGGAAAGGGTTTTTCTCCAGTATGGACTCGGATGTGGTTCACCAGTTTGTACTTGGCCTTAAAAGGCCGTCCTTCTCTAGGGCAGTTTTCCCAGAAGCAGGCGTGATTCGTAATCTCGGGACCGCCCACATGCTCCACAGTCAAGTGAGTGACGATCTCGTGAAGCGTGCCAAATATCTTCCCACAAGGTTTCTTTGGTGAGAGCTGATCGGGGTCGATCCACATACAAGTCATCTCCTGTTTAATCGGATGTCTCATGTATCGGAAAAACGCCCCGGAGGCATGATGCATGCCCATGCCATTCATATAGGCGGATGAATACATTTGGTTGGCTGGCGGCATCTGATGACCCGTGGTCCAATCGGCAGCCATGCCGGCTAGACGAGCCCCGGTCATGCCTTGCATGGGATCGTGAAGGCTTCCAAATGGATCCGAGGAATGGAGGCTGGGGGAGAACATACTGTGACTATGGTGAGTGGGGTCGTATTCACGGCCTCGAAATAGAAAGTCACGGGCATAGGGGTTCTGACCAGCGGCGAGATAACTGTTTTGCGAATAAGAAGGGACCGTGGGCCCTTGGGAAGAGACGGATCCCATGTTGACGTTGTGGTCGGTGAGCATGG encodes:
- the LOC131879542 gene encoding zinc finger protein ZIC 1-like, which codes for MCGMLGPYVQSGPMTSSAIKLSPNHTPSTMLTDHNVNMGSVSSQGPTVPSYSQNSYLAAGQNPYARDFLFRGREYDPTHHSHSMFSPSLHSSDPFGSLHDPMQGMTGARLAGMAADWTTGHQMPPANQMYSSAYMNGMGMHHASGAFFRYMRHPIKQEMTCMWIDPDQLSPKKPCGKIFGTLHEIVTHLTVEHVGGPEITNHACFWENCPREGRPFKAKYKLVNHIRVHTGEKPFPCPFPGCGKVFARSENLKIHKRIHTGEKPFKCDFEGCDRRFANSSDRKKHSHVHTSDKPYNCKVRGCDKSYTHPSSLRKHMKVHGKDAIMSGYDSDEESIGTNSTQPQNASTPVAANNNNNNNNNNNNNNNISEPSHPTSTTPIHSSGLMSPINHLSSTALGHTSLMGGVNGSNGHFVGHAPSANSMHTSLDFKPHNLADWYSPMMGNMHRYDTQMMHHTHQKHHLNGHSQHVSAALPTPPSTGHSPIQSLSHHLPLLPSSSSVIY